The nucleotide window TAGCAGCACGCTCTATTAGAAGCATTATGACACCAAGAAGAGCAATATCATGGGTAAATATTGAAAAAAATAGAGAAGAAATTAGAGTACAATTACTAGATACTCCACATAGTTTATTTCCAATTTGTAAAGGAGAATTAGATGAAATTATTGGAATTGTTAGAGCTAAAGAATTATTAGTAAAATTAGAACAAAATATTAATGTTTCAGAATTTGCATCTCGAACACCACCTATTATTATTCCAGATACTTTAGATCCAATTAATTTATTAGGCGTTTTGAAAAAATCAAAAGGAAGTTTAGTAATTGTGAGTAATGAATTTGGTGTTATTCAAGGACTTATTACACCATTAGATTTATTAGAAGCTATCGCAGGAGAATTTCCTGATGCAGATGAAACTCCAGAAATAATTATTGAAAAAAATAGTTGGTTAGTGAAAGGAAGCACTGATTTACATTCATTACAACAATTATTTGATATAGAACATTTAATAAAAGAAAATCATTATGCTTCTTTAGCTGGACTTCTTATCGCTCAGAAAGGTCAATTGCCTCTTCCTGGAGAAATAATTTATATTCATCCACTACAATTTCATATTTTAGAATCAAATGAATATCGCATTGATTTAGTCCGTATAAAAAAAATATAATTGTAAAAAAAATAATTCTTTTTAAAATTTATTAAATAAAAATTAATATATTTTAAAAATTTATATTACAAAAATAATTAATTTAATTAATAAGGTATAAAAAATAAAAATTATATTATGAATAAAACAATTTTATCTATAGATACATCTATGCAAGCATGTTCAGTGGCTTTATTAATAAATGATCATATCGATTATTTATATGAGGAATCTATTAAAAATCATACTAAAAAAATATTAACAATGATTCAAAACATTTTAATACGTAATAAATTGTTATTAAAAAAAGTTGATTTGTGTGCTATTACAAAAGGACCTGGTACATTCACTGGAATAAGAACAGGAATCTGTATTGCTACAGGTTTATCTATAGGATCAGATATTCCTGTTATTACTTTTTCTACATTAGAAATCTTAGCAGAGCAAGCATGGCGTGTCAAAAAAATTAAAAAATTAATTATAGCTATAAAATTAAATAAAAAATTAATATACTGGAATATGTATATTAGAAAAAAAAATGGATTATGGGAAAAACAAACTAAAGAATTCATTTCAACACATCAAGAATTATATAATCAAATTTTAACAATAAAATCTGATTGGACAAGAATTGGAGATGGATGGAAAAATATTAATTTAAATTATAATATTCCTAATATAAAATATATAAAAATTATTCAACCTCATGCACAAGATATAATTATTTTGTCAAAAAATTTTTTAAAAAATAATCCATTTCCGATTAATACAATTATTCAACCAGATTATTTTTGTAATTATTTTGAATCATAAAAAATTATTTTACAAGACAAAATTGAATTAAAATAATTTATGATATTTTAAAAATTATTTTTTATTCATTAAATAATAATTAAAAAAATCATTTTTATTCAGGTATTGTAATATTCAATTCCAATATAGAAATATTTTTCTTGTTATATTCTAAATTAATTTGAATCATATTTGGATTTACATTAACATATTTTGATAAAATTAACAAAATTTCATTTTTTAAAGTTGGAAAATAATCAGGTTCTTGATTATTTTTTCTATGTTCTGCAATAATAATTTGCAATCTTTGTTTTGCAATATTAGCTGTCTGCTTTTTATTATATAAAAAAAAATCTAACAATGCCATATATGTTATCTCCAAAATAATCGTTTAAAAAAACTTTTTTTTTCTTCCTTCAGGAACCGAAATGGACAAGTATTACCAAGTAAACGATTAACTGAATCTAAATAAGCTTTTCCAGCATTAGAATGATGATCTAATATAATAGATTTTCCTTGATTAGAAGACTTTAAAACACAAATATCTTCAGGGATAACTCCTATTAATGGTATTCTAAGAATATCTAATACATCTTCTACACTTAGCATATCTCCTTGGTTAACTCTTTTTGGATCATAACGAGTTAGCAACAAATATTCTTTTATCGGTTCTTCTTTTTTTTCTGATCTTTGTGATTGAGAAGATAAAATACCCAACATTCTATCTGAATCTCTAACAGAAGAAACTTCTGGATTGGTTATAACTACTGCTTCATCAGCAAAATAAATAGATAACATTGCCCCATTTTCAATACCAGCAGGAGAATCACAAATAATATATTCAAATTTCATATTAATTAATTCTTGAAAAATTTTTTTTACACCATCTTTTGTCAGATATTCTTTATTTCTAGTTTGAGAAGCAGGTAATATAAATAAATTTTTAGTAATTTTATCTTTAATTAAAGCTTGATTCAAAAGAGCATCTCCTTGAATAACATTAATTAAATCATATACTACTCTCCGTTCACAACCCATAATTAAATCTAAATTTCTTAATCCTATATCAAAATCAATAACAATAGTTTTTTTCCCTTTTAAAGCAAAACCAGTTGCTAAAGCTGCACTAGAAGTTGTTTTTCCTACACCTCCCTTCCCTGATGTCACTACAATAATACGTGTCATATAAATATCCTATCTAATTATGATTCAATCAATTAATTTAATTTTTAATAATCCATTTTTTAAAAAAATTATTACTGTTTTTCCAATATAATTTAATGGAATATGATCTATTAACCAATATTCACCAGAAATAGAAATTAACTCTGCAAAAAAATTAGTACAAAAAATTTGTCTACTTGTATCCCCTTTAGCTCCAACTAATACTCTACCTCTCATAATACCATAAATGTGTACATTTCCATCTGCAATTAACTCAGCACCGGAACTGACATGACTAGTAATAATTAAGTCTCTATTTTGTGCATATATTTTTTGTCCTGAACGAATAGGTGTGTTAATTATTAATGTTTTTTTTGTTCTTTTTTCTTGATCATTTGCATTGTTATTAACAGATTTGATATATTTTTTTTTAAAAAAATAATTATTATAATTAGATAGAATAGGTAATCCTGAATTAATAATCATTTTTTTTAATTTTTCGTCATGACATTCCATGACACCTATAATATATATTCCTGTAGACAATATTGCTTTTTTCATTTCAATCCAATTTACCTGATTAGATAACGAAGATACATTTAATACAATAGGTAAATTAATGAATTTATAGGGTAATTGATTGATTTTAATTTGTATCGCTGTTTTTACTAGATTGACATTATAACTGAATAAATAAAGAATTAAAAAAGTAAAACAACTACTATTTAATTTTATAGGAGCAGATTGCATATTTATTAACTCTATTAAATATTTTTTTATATTATACAAATTGACAAAATATATATATGAAAATATTATTATTATATAAAATCAATATATATATAATATATCAATATAATAATCAACAATATTTAATTAATTATTAATAATTTCGAATATATATAAAAAAAATAAAAATATTCTATAAAAACTTTTTAGGATAAACATTTGATATGAATTTTATTAAAATATATGTATAAATATTTTATTTTTATACAATAATAATTATATTGTGTGAATCATTAAATTTTAAATTAATATTTTTAGAAAAACATTAATATTCAATATTATTTTTTAATAAATAAAAATATTATTATTTTTTTATAAAAAATAAATAAGATAATTTGTCTCAATAAAAATAATACCAAAGTAATATTATACCATTTTTTGACAGAAAACAATTTATAAATCAATTTTTAATATTCAATATAATATATTATATATAGTAATTATTTTCACAAGAATATTTTAATAATTAATATATAAACTTGTAACATGCAATATTAAAATTAAAAATCATCAATCATAATTATTTTTATATATCAATAAAAAATATTTTCTATATTAATTTAATTTTATTTTTATTAACTTTTTATTCACATATAAAAAATCTAATGATGCATAAATTGAACAACGAAAGTCAATTATTAAATAAACATAAACACTTTTTAAAAAATAAAAATATAATTTTTTATGGCGATATAAAAGATTGTTTTCCAATACTCTTTTCTAGTCAAAATACTAAAATATATACTACAAAATATAATATATGGACATTATTAACTAAGACTAACAAAAATATTTTTTTTAATTTTAAAATTCAAAAACAACATTGTATTAATACTAATTTAATTATTTATTATTGGCCAAAAAATAAAAAAGAAGCCAAATTTCAATTAAAATATTTATTTTCATGTCAATTTTTAAATTGTCAATTATTAGTAGTAGGAAAAAATAATAGTGGAGTTCGTAGCGTTCAAAATATTTTAAAAAAAATGGTCAAAATAGAAAAATTAGATAGTGCAAAACATTGTTCTTTGTTTTTAGGTAATATACAAAAAAAAAATACAATAAATCTAGAAAAAATATTTAGTACACATATTTTAAATAATATAGTAATAAAAACATTACCAGGAGTTTTTGGTCATTCAGGATTTGACTCAGGAACTTTGTTTCTCGCTTCGACATTTACAAAAAAAACTACAGGAAAGGTATTAGATATTGGTTGTGGAAGTGGTATTTTGTCTATTTTGTTACACCAAAAATCAGAAAAAGTCAATTTAACTTTAATCGATATTGATTTATTAGCTATAAAATCAAGCAAAAAAAATTTTGAAATAAATAATATTAAAGGCAAAATATTAGCTAGTGATTTATTTTCAAATATTCACATTCATGAAAAATTTGATTTAATAATTTCTAATCCACCTATACATGAAGGAATAAAATTCACAAAAAAAATAATTAAAAAAATTATTTTAGAATCTTGTAAATATTTAAAACCTAAAGGAGAACTAAGATTTGTAACTCAATCATCTTTATTATTTTTTGAAATTCTTAAAAAACAATTCTCAATAATAAAAATATTAAAAAAAAATAATTCTTTTATAATATATCAAGCTTGGATTTAAATATTGTTTTTATTATTTAAAAATATTTTTTAAAATACCCGGA belongs to Buchnera aphidicola (Eriosoma grossulariae) and includes:
- the tsaB gene encoding tRNA (adenosine(37)-N6)-threonylcarbamoyltransferase complex dimerization subunit type 1 TsaB — encoded protein: MNKTILSIDTSMQACSVALLINDHIDYLYEESIKNHTKKILTMIQNILIRNKLLLKKVDLCAITKGPGTFTGIRTGICIATGLSIGSDIPVITFSTLEILAEQAWRVKKIKKLIIAIKLNKKLIYWNMYIRKKNGLWEKQTKEFISTHQELYNQILTIKSDWTRIGDGWKNINLNYNIPNIKYIKIIQPHAQDIIILSKNFLKNNPFPINTIIQPDYFCNYFES
- the minE gene encoding cell division topological specificity factor MinE, encoding MALLDFFLYNKKQTANIAKQRLQIIIAEHRKNNQEPDYFPTLKNEILLILSKYVNVNPNMIQINLEYNKKNISILELNITIPE
- the minD gene encoding septum site-determining protein MinD — protein: MTRIIVVTSGKGGVGKTTSSAALATGFALKGKKTIVIDFDIGLRNLDLIMGCERRVVYDLINVIQGDALLNQALIKDKITKNLFILPASQTRNKEYLTKDGVKKIFQELINMKFEYIICDSPAGIENGAMLSIYFADEAVVITNPEVSSVRDSDRMLGILSSQSQRSEKKEEPIKEYLLLTRYDPKRVNQGDMLSVEDVLDILRIPLIGVIPEDICVLKSSNQGKSIILDHHSNAGKAYLDSVNRLLGNTCPFRFLKEEKKSFFKRLFWR
- the minC gene encoding septum site-determining protein MinC, with protein sequence MQSAPIKLNSSCFTFLILYLFSYNVNLVKTAIQIKINQLPYKFINLPIVLNVSSLSNQVNWIEMKKAILSTGIYIIGVMECHDEKLKKMIINSGLPILSNYNNYFFKKKYIKSVNNNANDQEKRTKKTLIINTPIRSGQKIYAQNRDLIITSHVSSGAELIADGNVHIYGIMRGRVLVGAKGDTSRQIFCTNFFAELISISGEYWLIDHIPLNYIGKTVIIFLKNGLLKIKLID
- the rsmC gene encoding 16S rRNA (guanine(1207)-N(2))-methyltransferase RsmC; the protein is MMHKLNNESQLLNKHKHFLKNKNIIFYGDIKDCFPILFSSQNTKIYTTKYNIWTLLTKTNKNIFFNFKIQKQHCINTNLIIYYWPKNKKEAKFQLKYLFSCQFLNCQLLVVGKNNSGVRSVQNILKKMVKIEKLDSAKHCSLFLGNIQKKNTINLEKIFSTHILNNIVIKTLPGVFGHSGFDSGTLFLASTFTKKTTGKVLDIGCGSGILSILLHQKSEKVNLTLIDIDLLAIKSSKKNFEINNIKGKILASDLFSNIHIHEKFDLIISNPPIHEGIKFTKKIIKKIILESCKYLKPKGELRFVTQSSLLFFEILKKQFSIIKILKKNNSFIIYQAWI